From the Candidatus Peregrinibacteria bacterium genome, one window contains:
- the sufC gene encoding Fe-S cluster assembly ATPase SufC, with the protein MLEIQNLQVKLEEKEILSHLSLTVQQGEVHAIMGPNGSGKSTLAKVLLGHPSYTISQGSIQFFGEDILPLSPEERSERGIFLLFQQPREISGVPYQQFLHTIHQTKVLRNAKKTLAEARKDKVLRKEISPIRFRKDISEKLPNVRLPETFLGRSVNDGFSGGEKKKSEILQMEILRPKLVILDELDSGLDVDALRVVCDRVNILKNEMNMGIILITHYPRILQYISPDFVHLFDNGHIQKTGDIHLAQKIEEEGYEKGDSSTTK; encoded by the coding sequence ATGCTTGAAATACAAAACCTTCAGGTAAAACTTGAAGAGAAAGAAATTCTTTCGCACCTCTCCCTCACCGTTCAGCAAGGAGAAGTCCATGCAATTATGGGGCCAAATGGTTCTGGAAAATCCACTCTTGCCAAGGTGCTATTAGGACACCCGTCCTATACTATCTCTCAAGGATCTATTCAATTTTTTGGCGAAGACATTCTTCCGCTTTCTCCAGAAGAACGGAGTGAACGAGGAATATTCCTCCTTTTTCAACAACCTCGTGAAATTTCGGGAGTGCCATATCAGCAATTTCTCCATACCATTCATCAAACAAAAGTACTCCGAAATGCGAAAAAAACACTCGCAGAAGCACGAAAGGACAAGGTTCTTCGCAAAGAGATTTCTCCGATTCGATTTCGAAAAGATATTTCTGAAAAGCTTCCAAACGTACGATTGCCGGAGACGTTTTTAGGGCGAAGTGTAAACGATGGATTTTCGGGAGGAGAGAAAAAGAAATCGGAGATTCTTCAAATGGAAATTCTCCGCCCAAAGCTTGTTATTCTTGATGAACTCGATTCTGGACTTGATGTGGATGCACTTCGTGTTGTATGTGATCGAGTAAATATTCTTAAGAATGAGATGAATATGGGGATTATTCTCATTACTCATTACCCTCGAATCCTCCAATACATTTCCCCAGATTTTGTTCATCTCTTTGACAACGGGCACATTCAAAAAACAGGCGATATACATCTAGCACAAAAAATTGAAGAAGAGGGATATGAAAAAGGTGATAGCAGTACAACGAAATAG
- a CDS encoding dihydroorotase gives MSTLLIHGGRIIDPANSIDEQMDILVKDGKIAKCGKNLSEKTEKIIDAKGLLVTPGLIDLQVHFREPGREDKETLETGSRAAIAGGVTSVVTMPNLTPVADNQTVIEFIISRAKALNLINIFPSGSITKGQEGERLSEMWEMKNSGAIAVTEDGYDVQDEGLLLRAMRYAKTHDILLMSHCECDNLTGCGVMHEGWTSTRLGLAGTPEVAEDMAVLKNILLAEKSGVRLHLLHNSTKNAIEAIRLAKKRGIGNITAEVSVQHFALTDEECIGYNTNAKMYPPLRSEDHVQEVIRGIQDDTIDAFTTDHAPHIEPEKLAPFEDASFGSTGLETSFAVMNTYLVCKNHISLMKGVEKMTSAPANIIRVPKGTLSEGVDADISIFDLEKKWVVDPKTFYSKGKNCVFTGKTLFGKAHTVLIGGEIKMRNEEMVI, from the coding sequence ATGAGCACTCTTCTCATTCATGGCGGACGTATTATTGATCCCGCAAACAGTATAGATGAACAAATGGATATTTTGGTGAAAGATGGAAAAATTGCAAAATGCGGAAAAAACCTTTCAGAAAAAACAGAGAAAATTATTGATGCCAAAGGACTTTTGGTTACCCCTGGACTTATTGATTTGCAGGTACATTTTCGGGAGCCAGGACGAGAAGACAAGGAGACCCTCGAAACTGGTTCTCGCGCAGCAATTGCAGGAGGAGTTACCTCGGTAGTCACTATGCCAAACCTCACGCCTGTGGCAGATAATCAGACCGTTATTGAGTTTATTATCAGTCGCGCAAAAGCACTAAATCTCATCAATATTTTTCCATCAGGTTCAATCACAAAAGGACAAGAAGGGGAGCGACTCTCGGAAATGTGGGAAATGAAAAATTCTGGTGCCATTGCTGTAACCGAAGACGGATATGATGTGCAAGACGAAGGTCTGCTCCTCCGAGCTATGCGCTATGCGAAAACGCACGACATTCTCCTTATGAGTCATTGCGAGTGTGATAATCTCACCGGTTGCGGGGTGATGCACGAAGGATGGACATCCACGCGACTCGGACTCGCCGGAACACCAGAAGTAGCAGAAGACATGGCGGTACTTAAGAATATTCTGCTTGCGGAAAAATCGGGCGTGCGCTTGCACCTGCTTCATAATTCCACTAAAAATGCCATTGAGGCGATTCGTTTGGCAAAGAAACGAGGTATTGGAAACATTACTGCGGAAGTTTCTGTTCAACACTTTGCGCTTACCGATGAGGAGTGCATTGGGTACAATACAAATGCAAAAATGTATCCTCCACTCCGCTCCGAGGATCATGTACAGGAAGTTATTCGGGGCATTCAAGATGATACTATTGATGCATTTACTACCGATCATGCGCCGCATATTGAGCCAGAAAAATTAGCACCTTTTGAAGATGCTTCATTTGGAAGCACGGGACTCGAAACGAGTTTCGCCGTTATGAATACCTATCTCGTTTGCAAAAATCATATTTCGCTCATGAAAGGAGTTGAGAAGATGACAAGCGCACCAGCAAATATTATTCGCGTGCCAAAGGGAACACTTTCAGAAGGAGTTGATGCGGATATTTCGATTTTTGATCTCGAAAAGAAGTGGGTGGTTGATCCAAAAACATTTTATTCCAAAGGAAAGAACTGTGTGTTTACAGGAAAAACACTCTTCGGAAAAGCGCATACGGTTCTTATTGGTGGCGAAATAAAAATGCGAAACGAAGAAATGGTAATTTAA
- a CDS encoding S-layer homology domain-containing protein — MSLSSSSVRKWLCIFLSISFVCATGLGVVAEKGSAEESGNGTEVSNILLQQVGGTKSEVNSLPVRLTEFPRNLDNTDLQMPQEGEYIGTITRETSVYDEKHAFSVLYPLSTTVTLLNSEEPFSGIINAPKAIFPSQLPTPKPINARFLGGAVLSAEEKIMFHPSVFLRYPIGEQQKGNTAITVYWFHEEDGTYQSVPYEFSEDGEGVLIKIVQNGIYAIYDGPGELPSEEVKEEAVAQETSQETFPSEEKREESDIPVKTNHSSYRDIAQHWAKAYIEQFASAGLSFSENTSFFFPDAPATRSEVVRILVQSLNATDETKTCLDELMPSHNAVVFFTDIRQNHANADFLCVASQKKLISGRADGSFGPDDAVSRAEALSLLYRVSKNQPEITDEASSSLSFEDVPQESWFAPFVARAISDGVATGFTEYDGGALRINAEQIGGGETGTHVEELQRILTELDFFSGEINGIFTEELRNAVLQYQLSRGILQTPNNPSAGVVGPATIATINGELGARNVGMKTKTVFRPNAPVTHAEVAKFASVILGFKE, encoded by the coding sequence ATGTCACTCTCTTCCTCATCTGTTCGAAAGTGGTTGTGCATTTTTCTTAGTATTTCTTTTGTTTGTGCAACAGGATTGGGAGTGGTAGCGGAAAAAGGGAGTGCAGAAGAAAGTGGGAATGGAACGGAAGTTTCTAATATTTTGCTCCAGCAAGTAGGAGGAACAAAAAGCGAGGTGAATAGTCTTCCTGTGCGACTCACAGAATTTCCGAGAAATCTCGATAATACCGATCTCCAAATGCCACAAGAAGGAGAGTATATCGGCACTATAACGCGAGAAACATCTGTATACGACGAGAAACACGCCTTTTCCGTTCTCTACCCACTTTCTACTACTGTTACCCTGCTCAATAGCGAAGAGCCTTTTTCGGGAATCATTAATGCTCCAAAAGCGATTTTTCCCAGTCAGTTACCAACACCAAAACCAATAAATGCAAGATTTTTAGGGGGGGCTGTATTGAGTGCAGAAGAAAAAATCATGTTTCATCCATCGGTATTTTTACGTTATCCCATTGGCGAACAACAAAAAGGAAACACTGCTATTACTGTCTATTGGTTTCATGAAGAAGATGGGACATACCAATCTGTTCCATACGAGTTTTCTGAAGATGGTGAGGGAGTATTGATAAAGATTGTTCAAAACGGAATTTATGCTATTTATGATGGTCCTGGAGAGCTTCCTTCGGAAGAAGTAAAAGAAGAAGCAGTAGCACAGGAAACATCGCAAGAGACATTTCCTTCAGAAGAGAAAAGAGAAGAAAGTGATATTCCGGTGAAAACGAATCATTCTTCTTATCGCGACATTGCTCAGCATTGGGCAAAAGCATATATTGAGCAATTTGCTTCCGCCGGACTCTCCTTTTCTGAAAATACGTCCTTCTTTTTCCCTGATGCGCCGGCAACAAGATCGGAAGTAGTGCGCATTTTGGTACAAAGTCTTAATGCTACAGACGAAACAAAAACGTGTTTGGATGAACTCATGCCTTCTCACAATGCTGTTGTTTTTTTTACTGATATTCGGCAAAACCACGCCAATGCAGATTTCCTTTGTGTTGCCTCTCAAAAGAAACTCATTTCTGGACGGGCAGACGGTTCCTTTGGCCCCGATGATGCAGTGAGCCGTGCAGAGGCGTTATCACTCCTCTATCGTGTTTCAAAAAATCAGCCGGAAATAACAGATGAGGCATCTTCTTCACTCTCTTTTGAGGACGTTCCGCAGGAGAGTTGGTTTGCTCCTTTTGTTGCTCGAGCTATTTCCGATGGAGTCGCCACCGGATTTACAGAATACGACGGAGGAGCACTTCGTATTAATGCGGAGCAAATTGGCGGAGGCGAAACAGGAACGCATGTAGAAGAATTGCAACGTATTCTTACAGAGCTCGATTTTTTTTCCGGAGAGATCAACGGAATTTTCACCGAAGAGCTCAGGAATGCAGTACTTCAGTATCAGCTCAGCAGGGGAATTTTGCAAACACCAAATAATCCTAGTGCCGGAGTGGTGGGACCGGCGACTATTGCTACGATTAATGGAGAGCTCGGAGCACGAAATGTGGGTATGAAAACAAAAACGGTCTTTCGTCCAAATGCTCCAGTAACTCATGCAGAAGTAGCAAAATTCGCCTCTGTCATTCTTGGATTTAAGGAATAG
- the gatA gene encoding Asp-tRNA(Asn)/Glu-tRNA(Gln) amidotransferase subunit GatA, giving the protein MTISKLISDLRNRRKTATEITESYLQKIETSPLNAYISVNKEEALQKAKELDKSGDFSHPLAGIPVGIKDSICTKGVRTTAGSKVLEYFVPPYSATCWEKLEEAGAILLGKTNCDEFTMGSSTEGSAFGPTKNPHDHTRVPGGSSGGSAAAVAGDECVFSLGTDTGGSIRQPANFCGCVGLKVTYGRVSRSGVISYASSFDTIGPLTKTVEDAAYVLEIIAGKDKKDSTTPNISVPKYTEMLKHDISGKIIGLPKEFLEVNGIGENVRKETEKAAKILEQRGAKIREISLPLTEYAIPTYYLLVKAEASTNLAKYDGVRFGSSSGSEDLTDLYQKTRGTFFGDEPKRAIMMGTFTLSSGYVDAYYKKAAAVRRKIAEEYARVLEEVDALIAPVSPFPPFSLGEKIDDPLQMYLADIFTVTANLAGIPSLAVPTGKQNGLPTGVQILGKQFDEAGILQLGWHLESACKEEK; this is encoded by the coding sequence ATGACCATTTCTAAACTCATAAGCGACCTAAGAAATCGGCGAAAAACTGCCACAGAAATCACAGAGTCCTATTTGCAAAAAATAGAAACTTCTCCGCTTAACGCTTATATTAGCGTGAACAAAGAAGAGGCACTTCAAAAAGCAAAAGAGCTGGACAAATCGGGAGATTTTTCTCATCCGCTTGCGGGAATTCCCGTGGGGATAAAAGACAGTATTTGCACTAAGGGGGTGCGGACTACCGCCGGATCAAAAGTCCTTGAGTATTTTGTGCCACCCTATTCGGCAACTTGTTGGGAAAAACTAGAGGAAGCAGGAGCAATCTTGCTCGGAAAAACAAATTGCGATGAGTTTACCATGGGATCTTCCACAGAAGGATCAGCATTTGGTCCGACAAAAAATCCGCATGATCATACAAGAGTTCCCGGAGGAAGCTCGGGAGGATCGGCGGCGGCAGTTGCCGGAGACGAATGTGTGTTTTCTCTGGGAACCGATACCGGAGGCTCCATTCGTCAGCCCGCAAATTTTTGTGGATGTGTGGGGCTCAAAGTAACGTACGGAAGAGTTTCGCGCTCGGGAGTTATTTCATACGCAAGTAGTTTTGATACCATTGGTCCTCTTACAAAAACAGTAGAAGACGCGGCGTATGTTCTTGAAATTATTGCTGGAAAAGACAAAAAAGACAGTACTACTCCTAACATATCAGTTCCGAAATACACCGAAATGCTCAAACATGATATTTCTGGAAAAATCATCGGACTTCCAAAGGAGTTTCTTGAGGTAAATGGAATAGGAGAAAATGTTCGAAAAGAAACGGAAAAAGCCGCAAAAATTCTTGAACAACGAGGTGCAAAAATTCGAGAGATCTCTCTTCCGCTTACAGAATATGCTATTCCGACCTACTACTTGCTCGTCAAAGCAGAAGCAAGCACCAATTTGGCAAAATACGATGGTGTTCGATTTGGATCCTCTTCTGGTTCAGAAGATCTTACAGATCTCTATCAAAAAACCAGAGGAACATTTTTTGGTGATGAACCAAAACGTGCCATTATGATGGGTACCTTTACGCTCTCATCAGGATATGTTGATGCCTACTACAAAAAAGCGGCGGCAGTTCGACGAAAAATAGCAGAAGAGTATGCCCGCGTGCTCGAAGAAGTGGATGCGCTTATTGCTCCGGTTTCTCCATTTCCTCCATTTTCTCTTGGAGAAAAAATAGATGACCCACTCCAAATGTATCTTGCGGATATTTTTACCGTAACGGCAAATCTTGCCGGAATTCCCTCTCTTGCCGTTCCTACCGGAAAACAGAATGGGCTTCCCACAGGAGTACAAATTTTGGGGAAACAATTTGATGAAGCAGGAATTCTCCAGCTTGGGTGGCATTTGGAATCTGCTTGCAAAGAGGAGAAGTGA
- a CDS encoding non-canonical purine NTP pyrophosphatase has product MKRILIATGNSGKVREMREVIGDLPAEFITLADLGFTNNVEETGTTYEENAFQKADFFFQKTGFPVIAEDSGLEVSALSGELGVQTRRWGAGEQASDAEWMEHFLKRMEGENDRSATFFCTAVFVAEGNIRSVFTGETKGILAHSPQCLPPKGIPVSALFIPEGKTKVYATMSPEEKNAVSHRGKAMQALKQFLEQFLSTHQKIAL; this is encoded by the coding sequence ATGAAGCGCATTCTTATTGCCACTGGCAATTCTGGAAAAGTACGAGAAATGCGGGAAGTCATCGGAGATCTTCCCGCAGAGTTTATAACGCTTGCTGATTTAGGATTTACAAATAATGTAGAAGAAACAGGAACAACCTATGAAGAAAATGCCTTTCAAAAAGCGGATTTCTTTTTTCAGAAAACTGGATTTCCGGTTATCGCAGAAGATTCGGGACTTGAAGTTTCTGCTCTTTCGGGAGAACTTGGTGTTCAAACTCGTCGTTGGGGTGCTGGTGAGCAAGCAAGTGATGCGGAATGGATGGAACACTTTTTAAAACGCATGGAAGGAGAGAATGATCGATCAGCAACCTTTTTTTGTACTGCTGTTTTTGTGGCAGAAGGAAATATTCGCTCTGTTTTTACAGGAGAAACCAAAGGAATACTTGCGCATTCGCCACAATGTTTGCCTCCAAAAGGCATCCCTGTCTCTGCCCTCTTTATTCCTGAGGGAAAAACCAAGGTATATGCCACCATGTCGCCAGAAGAAAAAAATGCAGTGAGTCATCGTGGCAAGGCAATGCAAGCACTAAAGCAGTTTTTGGAGCAGTTTTTGAGTACGCACCAAAAAATTGCTTTGTGA
- the tig gene encoding trigger factor gives MKREKKKLPKSQVQLTVEIENDVLGKYRQGSLAALSAKANIPGFRKGHIPEKILVEHYGEAMILSEMAERAIPDLLTKAMIEEKITPLILPEVSVESLNPFRFTAIITSFPEITLEKWEDVSVPKKKIVVSEKEKEKVIDELRERFIERKPVDRPAKDGDFVEISFFGKTPDGVPLEGTESKMHPVVLGKGQLLSDFEKELIGMKTGEEKTFTMTFPKDYGAQHLSGKPVVFDINMVGVYEQVLPMVDDAFAQKIFGETASAESMRLEIEKILLEKAENEERSRRENELLEIWNKKATMDLPDIFVQEEMTNMKEFLKDRVQQMGFTWEQHLANMKKTEEDFEKENWPEAEKRSRERLIIGYLLDLSEISIPEKNIQHFAHELFHEELPPHTHHNHDHNITKNSELWKRAEHRLRVEALFDRFLGIQKKKESSEK, from the coding sequence ATGAAAAGAGAAAAAAAGAAGTTGCCAAAGTCTCAGGTGCAACTTACCGTCGAAATTGAAAACGATGTTTTGGGAAAATATCGTCAAGGCTCTCTTGCCGCCCTTTCTGCGAAAGCAAATATTCCGGGGTTTCGAAAAGGACATATTCCTGAAAAAATTCTTGTGGAACACTACGGAGAAGCAATGATCCTTTCAGAAATGGCAGAAAGAGCAATTCCCGATCTTCTCACAAAGGCAATGATAGAGGAAAAGATCACTCCTCTTATTTTGCCAGAAGTTTCGGTGGAATCGCTCAACCCTTTTCGTTTTACGGCAATCATCACCTCTTTCCCAGAAATCACTCTTGAAAAATGGGAAGATGTCTCTGTCCCCAAAAAGAAAATAGTTGTTTCAGAAAAAGAAAAGGAGAAGGTTATTGATGAACTTCGGGAGCGTTTTATCGAGCGAAAACCAGTCGATCGACCTGCGAAAGATGGTGACTTTGTGGAGATTAGTTTTTTCGGAAAAACACCAGATGGTGTTCCTCTTGAAGGCACGGAAAGCAAAATGCATCCGGTTGTTCTTGGAAAAGGACAACTCCTTTCGGATTTCGAAAAAGAACTTATAGGAATGAAAACAGGAGAAGAAAAAACCTTTACAATGACCTTCCCAAAAGACTACGGAGCGCAACATCTTTCCGGAAAGCCAGTTGTATTTGACATCAATATGGTAGGGGTATACGAGCAAGTTCTTCCAATGGTGGATGATGCGTTCGCACAAAAAATATTTGGCGAAACAGCAAGCGCCGAAAGTATGCGTTTGGAAATTGAAAAAATCCTCCTCGAGAAAGCAGAAAATGAAGAGCGAAGTCGGCGAGAAAATGAGCTTCTTGAAATCTGGAATAAAAAGGCAACTATGGATCTTCCTGATATTTTTGTGCAGGAAGAAATGACAAATATGAAAGAGTTTCTCAAGGATCGAGTGCAACAAATGGGATTTACGTGGGAACAACACCTCGCGAACATGAAGAAAACGGAAGAAGATTTTGAAAAAGAGAATTGGCCAGAGGCAGAAAAACGCTCTCGGGAACGTCTTATTATTGGGTATCTTTTGGATCTTTCAGAAATATCCATACCAGAAAAAAATATTCAGCACTTCGCACACGAATTATTTCATGAGGAACTTCCTCCTCACACGCATCACAATCATGACCACAATATCACAAAAAATTCAGAGCTCTGGAAGCGTGCAGAACACCGTTTACGAGTAGAAGCACTTTTTGATCGATTTCTTGGGATACAAAAGAAGAAAGAATCATCAGAGAAATGA
- the gatC gene encoding Asp-tRNA(Asn)/Glu-tRNA(Gln) amidotransferase subunit GatC gives MIVDSVLVEKLAHLARIKLSQEEVAKFATQLSDIFSFFEKLQEVDTNEIEPMAQVTGLTNAFRDDIPEASGLEKELLSCSPLEISRHQISAPKTFS, from the coding sequence ATGATTGTCGATAGCGTTCTCGTCGAAAAACTCGCTCATCTTGCACGAATTAAATTGAGCCAAGAGGAGGTTGCGAAATTTGCAACACAGCTCAGTGATATTTTTTCTTTTTTTGAGAAGCTCCAAGAAGTTGATACAAATGAAATAGAACCGATGGCACAAGTAACAGGACTGACAAATGCGTTTCGAGACGACATTCCCGAAGCGAGCGGTCTTGAAAAAGAACTCCTCTCTTGTTCACCACTTGAAATTTCTCGACATCAAATTTCTGCTCCAAAAACATTTTCATAA
- a CDS encoding V-type ATP synthase subunit D — MAVLRINPTRVNLLSLRKRVKTAQRGHKLLKDKRDGLMKQFMNLIRETKQLREEVEIEIGEVFLLFLKAGSVMSPEAIETALLASTASIDLLVETKNVMSVRIPQFEAKTEGKAIGFTSVGTSSALEMALKKLQDIFPRLLRLAELEKATEALAQEIEKTRRRVNTLEYRMIPDLKDTVRFITMKIEESARDTLVSVMRIKAMIQAKEEGR, encoded by the coding sequence ATGGCTGTTCTTAGAATAAATCCAACGCGCGTTAATCTTCTCTCGCTACGGAAACGAGTAAAAACCGCACAACGTGGTCATAAGTTGCTCAAAGACAAGCGAGATGGACTCATGAAGCAGTTTATGAATCTTATTCGAGAAACAAAACAACTCCGTGAGGAGGTAGAAATAGAAATTGGCGAGGTGTTTTTGCTCTTTCTCAAGGCAGGCTCTGTTATGAGTCCAGAAGCAATAGAAACGGCACTTCTCGCGAGTACGGCGAGTATCGATCTCCTCGTGGAGACGAAAAATGTAATGAGTGTTCGTATTCCTCAGTTTGAGGCAAAAACGGAGGGGAAAGCGATTGGTTTTACTTCCGTGGGAACATCCAGCGCGCTTGAAATGGCACTTAAGAAATTGCAAGACATTTTCCCTCGTCTTTTGCGTTTAGCAGAGCTTGAAAAAGCGACAGAAGCGCTTGCTCAGGAAATCGAAAAAACAAGGCGTCGAGTTAATACATTGGAATATCGCATGATTCCAGATCTAAAGGACACCGTGCGTTTTATCACCATGAAAATTGAAGAATCTGCGCGCGACACACTTGTCTCGGTTATGCGCATCAAAGCAATGATTCAAGCAAAAGAAGAAGGAAGATAA
- a CDS encoding aspartate carbamoyltransferase catalytic subunit yields MSSLSEKTLLEIRNSRDIGFFDVCSIDNIQAKEELQLIFELARAFRNTGTEKLSLCRGHSLINAFFEHSTRTMSSFDLAAKHLGMDTHNVGSTSSVKKGESLLDTLETIDSYGLSVVVVRSRQSGVPEMVAQHVRASVINAGDGWHEHPSQALLDALTMLDHFKTETLEGKIITIVGDILHSRVFGSLVRLLPRLGARIRVAAPDTFFPEESEKFGIQKYYSVEDALVGADVVYTLRVQEERGSNGFIPSLREYSKTFGISEKRLKIANKNAILMHPGPVIRDVDVHSALVAHPQSRILQQVENGLAIRKALLWLTSVRYDGTQKSFSHI; encoded by the coding sequence ATGAGTTCTCTTTCTGAAAAGACCCTCCTCGAAATTCGTAATAGCAGAGACATTGGTTTTTTTGACGTGTGTTCCATTGATAACATTCAAGCAAAAGAAGAATTACAGCTTATTTTTGAGCTTGCTCGTGCATTTCGAAATACGGGAACAGAAAAGCTTTCGCTTTGTAGAGGACATTCGCTTATCAATGCTTTTTTTGAGCACTCTACTCGTACCATGTCGAGTTTTGACCTTGCAGCAAAACATCTCGGTATGGATACACATAATGTCGGCTCCACGAGTTCGGTAAAAAAAGGAGAAAGCCTTCTCGATACTCTTGAGACAATTGATTCCTACGGACTTTCAGTGGTGGTTGTTCGTTCACGACAATCGGGTGTTCCCGAAATGGTTGCCCAGCATGTTCGAGCGAGTGTAATAAATGCAGGAGATGGTTGGCATGAGCATCCTTCACAAGCTCTTCTCGATGCACTGACTATGCTCGATCATTTCAAAACAGAAACGCTTGAAGGGAAGATTATCACCATTGTGGGAGATATTCTCCACTCCCGAGTATTTGGCTCTCTAGTGCGCCTTTTACCACGTTTAGGAGCAAGAATTCGTGTAGCGGCACCAGACACCTTTTTCCCCGAAGAGTCGGAGAAATTTGGCATTCAGAAATATTACAGTGTTGAAGATGCCCTTGTTGGTGCCGATGTTGTCTATACCCTTCGTGTGCAAGAAGAGCGTGGATCAAACGGATTCATCCCGAGTCTTCGGGAATATTCAAAGACCTTTGGCATCTCGGAAAAACGCCTCAAAATTGCCAATAAAAATGCCATTCTTATGCATCCGGGTCCGGTTATTCGTGATGTTGACGTGCATTCTGCGCTTGTGGCGCATCCGCAATCGCGCATTCTTCAACAAGTAGAGAACGGGCTTGCCATACGGAAAGCACTTCTCTGGCTCACTTCCGTTCGATACGACGGAACGCAAAAATCGTTTTCTCATATCTAA
- a CDS encoding IS1595 family transposase: MLKHAKISDYKIKKILMCFCEDIDASKTARILEINRRTIDRYFNIFREKITLHAIAQSKESGEFELDESYFGAKRVRGKRGRGAAGKTPVFGILKRDGKVSVTIVKKCSREELLPIIQGKILEGSTIHTDGWRAYDGLILNGYDHYRVYHSHDEFARGKCHVNGIESFWSFAKRRLSKFNGIASHKFNLHLKECEFRWNYKDQNLYDKMLKILKKF, from the coding sequence ATGCTTAAACACGCCAAAATATCAGACTACAAAATAAAAAAAATATTGATGTGTTTTTGTGAAGATATCGATGCCTCAAAAACAGCAAGAATTCTAGAAATAAATCGAAGGACTATTGATCGGTATTTTAATATCTTCCGAGAAAAAATAACTCTTCACGCCATCGCTCAAAGTAAGGAATCTGGAGAGTTTGAACTTGATGAAAGTTATTTTGGAGCTAAAAGAGTACGAGGTAAAAGAGGAAGAGGGGCAGCCGGAAAAACACCAGTCTTTGGTATACTTAAACGAGACGGAAAAGTATCAGTAACCATCGTAAAGAAATGCAGTAGAGAAGAGTTATTGCCTATCATACAGGGAAAAATACTCGAAGGTTCCACTATCCACACCGATGGCTGGAGGGCTTATGACGGACTCATTCTAAATGGGTATGATCACTATCGTGTCTACCATTCCCATGATGAATTTGCTCGAGGAAAATGCCATGTGAATGGCATAGAATCTTTCTGGTCATTTGCCAAGAGAAGACTCTCTAAATTCAACGGTATTGCTTCTCATAAGTTTAATCTTCATCTGAAAGAATGTGAGTTCCGATGGAACTATAAAGATCAGAATCTTTATGATAAAATGCTAAAGATTTTGAAGAAATTTTAA